The Sesamum indicum cultivar Zhongzhi No. 13 linkage group LG6, S_indicum_v1.0, whole genome shotgun sequence genomic interval TTTACTTACACAAAACCGCATTATGaagtaactaatttttaacttGCACAGTTGATAAGTCGTAATACAATGTAATTTACAATCACATATCTTAACtggttattatttttcaagtcggttttgaaatttataatccgatttaacaaattataacaactatttaaatttcaaatggtAATAGTTTTCGCGTCTTCTTGATAGGTTCACAACTAGTTCATATATTCAGATAATTTATCAGTCAtgacataatataattaaattattagtaaGATTGAGGCTTCATAGTCAAAACATTATGAGTTCGAGGCCCAgaaaagtaaatttatatttttacatctaTAGtaatttgttctttctttgtcTCGATTGGATGAGTTTGATTATTTGAATTAgcaaaaaatgcaagcaacccccgtGATATTACatatgagcaaattacctcatatgaaagaaaatatagcaatttatatttctatgtttttttaaaaattagcaatttatccccctatatattttaaaatgaaataatttaactctttagatagggaggtaaatttctttattttaaaaaacatagagggtaaatttactattttttctaatcataggaggataatttgctcattgaaaatattgtagggggtaaattataagTCTGCtggaattattaattattgaataaaaacattttttaatttttaataagcaatgtaatttttcaacctttatgaaatatttatgcCTAATATTCACATCggaaataattttgaaatcataTTTCAATTGAGAAATCATAAcacaatataattacaatatgaaTCTTAGCTAGTAATTATTTTCCACATTAGTTACACAATTTCATAgtctatttaataatttatagagaATTACACACTCAgcaatttggtgtaattacacgtaaattttttgtgatttagaaaattacatctaacatcCCTAagatttgcttccatctaacaaataagtcccttcggtagtcaaaattcaccaaatttgctgatattaaaaaatataaataaatgtatatttaccaccgattaacttattactaacttattgtaggtcaaataaatttttttatgaccaaattatcctcatacttctttacacattaatgcatgtgatgaggtagattttcaccattataagggtagtttattccaaaaaaattatttgacctaaaataagtcagtaataagtcaattgagggtaaatatcaattttcattcaatattttgttaatatcaataaatttcatgaattttgacCTCAGGaaaggaaagtgtaattattcctgatttatagatataatttctatttcaatctagcaatatattttatgttaactATCTTTAAAGTTATTTATAACATGATTTTCTCCTAATAGcctcattataaaaattttattttattcaccTTCTGTCCAAAGagattctaaaaataaaataaaaaagtaaaaatattttatatactcatatttttataatactttattttggaatttaaaatttattaaaataattatatataacacacatatataatctcatcttataatctaaaataataatttatacctATGATTTAACTCAACGACGTAAAGGActcttttcattatttatttaatttctctttatatttatcactttttaattatcataattgtataatttattatatatatttcatatatcaGAAAAGGTGCACaactttttgaaaagaaaattacaggcatatttcttccatttttgtcggaaaattcaaaattcaatttttataaattaaataaaattaattttgaaaataaataaatgaaattattcatttcatttcaagCACGTGCCACGTGTTCAAGTGCCaagtgtgtatgtatatatatatttatatattttcatctcctcaaattttcattttgaaatttaaagagACATATCtcattatgaatttatttattctttcaatatgggagatatttttatttacaagcTATTTCCATCACACACCTACCTAACTCAATCTGACAGAGAGGGAGAGGTGGGTGGAAGaggttttttttcttgttgggAGGGGGGGCTTTTAGTCATGACGTGTGGGGCTGACTCAGCGTTTGGCGATGACGTGTGGGGATGACTCAGTTGTGCACTATGACGTGTGAGGTGCTGACTCAGCATAAACGATGACATGTGTGGTGATTCAGTAGAAACGATGGCGTGCAAGGTGACTCAACACATTCCACCGGAGGAGAAATCAACTGGTCACCGACTCCGCTCCTCTCTGGCGGCGCAAAgaagcaattttttttcatctccTGTATTTCAGTCACTTTACTTTTACATATATTGCTCCACCCAATAATTGCATCCCAATTTCCCCAACTTCCATACCCTAATTCTCAATTCTCTGCCGCTCAAATAATCGTTAAAGAATTATCATAATCATGTTGTTCCTCCCATCCAAACCCTAACTCTAGTTCCACAGCCTCACCGTTCTAGACGAGGGTGCCTGCGTCGGCGCCATCCAGAAATCATGGAGCTGCGCGATCGCCTCGACTGGTTGCAGGCTGTTCCTGGCCACGACCCCGTGCTTATCCGAGACGCAACAAAGCTCAAGATCTACGAACCCCGCCGGTAACAAAAGCTGGAGACTCCGAACGTTGTCCTCTATCCATTTGATCGTCTTTTCATGAGATTTGTATATTGAAGgtaattaattgtatgtaCTCTTGCTTCATATCCGAATTGAAGAAAAGCCCATTAAACCTGATGCCATTTAGGTTCCATGAATCTGATTCCAGTGTGAAGTGCTATTTTCCTCTGTTTGCTTCAATCTCCAgttgtttgattaaatgtCTCTTTTTGGCTACTTTAAGCCGAATTTTTGAGGTGACACGAGTTGTACATTGTTGATGTGTTTCTTGCAGCAGCAGTGAGGAAATGCTAGAATGCGGTAGGCATATGGACAATGCAGCAAAAGCTTCAAGAGGGGTATGCTCTAAACTCAAGAAGAGTCTGAATAAATCCGTTCGGACCCCTTTTGTTTGTAGCAAGAAGCCCACCATTTCTTGCAACAATCAGGCCGCTGTCGACTACCATAACACTTGGAAATAGAAGCAGAAACATGGATTCATTCATTATCATTATGGTACAGTTACACATGGGAAATAATGATATAGGCTTCTTTCCTGACCCTAGAGTTAGAGGCTATTTTCATCATGAAAACACTCAACAATTGAGATGCTTCTCAACGTAGACGGAAAAAAACACATGTTGAGAAGTATATGGAACTGCATTTTACACTCTCAGTCAGTATCATCTATCGGAGGTTAGTCAATCCTATCATCAGCAGTTTGTGGTTTAGTGTACAATAATAGCCTTCGACCCGCCAAAACTAGTCAGGGTTAGTGTACTCGAGCAGCATATGTGGCGATCTATAAATCTTCACCAACGTCCAGTAGAGTACCTCTTCAACTCCAAGTTCACCTTCTGCTCTTGCTGCGTATATATCCTCACAGATGGCAATCAACCTGGAGTAATGAACAAAAACTTATAACATCATTGCGGaatagacaaaaaaatggGGCCCAATGAGGAAAGAATTATGAAAGGAATCAGcaaaaatttggtaaatttggaTAAAGGAAAATGTCCCCTATTACCTGTCGCATGAAGGAAGATTCTCGTATGGTATTCTCATCCGTAAGTCAGAGCATTGCATTCTAATAAACCGACCAACTGCAAGGACGAATGTGATATAGAGACCCCAAATACTGAATTTGCTGAGAGTCTCACCAAGAAATCCCTCTGCAAGAATTTCATGGATTAATAACACAACCGTTACATTCTTTCTTTCAATGTTGAAATCTCATCAATACTTACGTGGGGTTTCCTCTGATACAATGACGGCCATAGGCCCGGACAAAACTCCACAGCCATATGCgtccaatgaattgatatcaTGGAATGACCACCATTCATGGATCGCATGATGTAAGACAATGTTCGCACTGACATCATTTACCTGACAACAATTAACAGATTGACCTCTCAAGTTGTCGTAATTCATCTCAAAGTTAAAGGCAGTAATGAGATCACTCTAAGTTACAGATAACCACGACAACAATCAAGGTAAGATAGTCCAAAGGCTTAAAGCAAGTTACCACAACTTTATAGTGCATCTGAATAAATTTCTGTTACCAAAGAAGTAGAAGATATAAACTGCCGATATGTATTCGACGGTACAAACAAAAAGTTGGAAAGCATACCTCCTGCTCGAAAGGTCTAATTTCTCCAGAACCAGTGACCCGGAAAAATCttggataaatattataaatcctAAAGCTACTCAAGGAACCATTCAGAACCGCCTCAACTTCTGATGGTTTTGGAAGATTTGATGGATCGACACTTCTGTCATATTTCACCATTTCCTTGCCTTTTGGTCGGTCTCTCATAAGTACCCAAGAAAACCTGATGTCCATGCTGCTACTATTAAGGGACCGGATAAAATGCTTCTGAACCACATCAGGGACAAGCCATAGAGAACTTGCATCAGCTTGGCAACAAATGAGCTGAATGTCTTTCACATTATATGAATCCAAATAATGTTGGAGATCAAGATCAGCATCTGCATTGACATTATCCCACGCAATTCTTTCACAAAGCGTTGTTTGATACAAGGTCAATCTGCCTCCATTTGTCTTGATGTCCAATTGAAAACTGGCATCATTGATCGGATTTGCGATATTTGTTGGATTACCGCTACTGTACATCTGTAAGAGAAAGGTCAGTGTCCCTTCAAAACAGGAAACCTTCAAAATGTTATTAATGGTGGCTAATTCAAGAATAGGAAATGAACTTTTCTAGTAAACTATGTCCCACTTGATATTCAACCTATGATAATATCAGCAATTAATGAGCTCACATACTCACCAGAATATATTTCACTCGACGAATAAGACTTTTAAGCACctaaataacaaaagaagCACATCTTCCATTTGAAGGAaatgaaatcaagaataacGTGTGAATGACAGAAAAgagtggttttttttttatatataaccaTAAGAACCAAAAGGATTCTAGATACGCTTATAGGAAGCAAGATAATGAAGGAAAatcttactttttttattttatatcagtGTCTTTATGGTGAGAAAATGACAACTAGCAAACAAgaaatcttaattttgatgGTCGCCTATTGTTTTTGACGGCCTAGCAactaaaagttcaaaaaattgtgTGCTTATTCTCTCTTTCCACTAGCAATCAAGTATGATATCATACTTATACGACATGTCGAACTCCGAAAGTGAAGTACGTGATGAAAGCATAATGAGGCATACTGCATAGCCTCGTTTCAGTATTCGCTGGCATCTTCTGGAACTCTTTTATGGAGCTCTGAGTGTCTTCAAAATTACTCTAATATGCTATGTTTGAGCACTATCTCTGGCATGCTTATCCACCGAAATAATTGAATTCCAGAAGGAACTCATCCACATTCCAAAAGATACTATGTTAAATATGGATTCTATGTTAAGTAATGaagttttcttaatttcttggTCCAAATATCAATGCCAGTAGCTCCTTGTACCTACCTTTCTTATTACATTTTCTAAATTCTTGCTTTTCCTCCCACCCCCCACCCATTCCTCTTTTCCAGCCAATCCTCAAAACAAATAACATCAAGAAAACcaactaaaaatatacaaatcatccaatcatttaataagatttacatacacaaaaaatttcagcgagcatcaaaaactaaaatgagaTAGATAGGACATTTTTCCTCACAGTTAGCTTTTTGCCTTTTCTATAATAACacatttagtaatttattgcAGAGCAGAATTATTCCAGAATTGCTTACCAGCATTGGAGCCCAAATAACACATATAAGTATAAAGAATAGACATATTCCATTGCAGAACTTGGTCATCTTTGTCTGCTTCTCTCCTTGTTTATGCGAAGCCCTGTTCAGTACATTATCACATTTCACAAGATACAAGCTCGCGTTTATGTCCTCCAACTGAAAAAGGATACAAGAATATCAGTGaccattttaaatttattatttagctGAGATGTTCAACTAAATCAAATAGGAGGCTAAATAGATGAAAAAGGTGGGTTGCTGTCATATATTCCCAGTATCATCAAACAAGTCAACACTTTCAATTCACAAATTGGACCCTTCTTTTCGAAAAATCGCACATAAGCACAAAACTTGAGACTCTGAATTTACCAACATAGGATACATTAAAAAACTAGTTCTCATAAacatttattagaaaatataagaatttattaaatattaaataacttatcTTCTATCTTTCagcaatataataattttcgtCTTTTCTGATCATTAAGTTTATGgtaatataatagaataaattttgGAGAAATGGAATAGTCTAatataaatctaatattattttaattattcttaaagaTGTTATAGAGAAGCACAATATGTGTTGCATCTTTACATTGGTTTGGAGTTTCAAATTAAACTTTCTCCCAGTGAGTACTTTCCTTCAACTTGCATTGACATACAACCACTTTTTGCAGTTCTGACTTTAAATTTTAgctgatattttattattttttaaatgattttaataatgttCTATAGTCGTTCTCAGGCTTTGTGTTCTGGATAGTGGGTACCACACAACTCCTGCTCAGATACCCATCCAGCGAATCCATTAGCTAAACCTGAAGATGAAGGCCACGTAAAACTTCTACTTGCATAAGGCTGTTGGTGTATTGGTTCGCTCTTTgccaaataaagaaaagctGGAGTCATTTCTCATGTTACTCGAGGGGTTGGCCAATCTATGCTGCCTCTCCTCTTATGTGCAATGAAACAAACCAGTAATCACACTGAGACAGAGTTTCACCACATGGAGTCCCTGCATCTAGCTACTAGCTACAGTTTCTTTGTCTCATTCTAGTGCATGTcaattctttactttttaccTATGATTTTATGCAGGGAAGTCATCAGTCTATCCAACCAGTAATCCTGGATTCTCCTTTccctatttaaaaaatctgaaCCCACTTGAAGTTGGGCACCTGTTACTATTAGACATCTGATTCACTTGCTCGTAAAATTTCCAGCATGGTTTCCAGTGACAACCACCATGGAAAAACAAGGAGTCATAAGAAATATACTTAGAGCAGCAACTAATGGAAACTTGTAAAACTCACCTTCAGCCAGTCATACATTGTCAATGATGTGGTCGTGCATGACCAATCTAGGACGCATCGCAATTCATATAAGAAAGGCAAAGCTCGATAGAGCCTGTACCCAAGATAGTTAACACGAGAAACTTCACTGGTTAGGAACTGGCGATACAATGTGCTTCGATGGGGCACGCCATAACGAATTTGCATTGCTTGTAAGGCCAGAGAAATTGCTTTAGTAAGATATATTGCCCGAAGGGCCAGCCCAGCAGTATTCTGCCGCGAAGTATCCATACTCCAAGCATACTCAGTGCTAGCATAAGTGAAAAGAATGAGGTTGAAAACGTAAAAGATGACCTTTCCCGTAGCAAATGAACATAGGTATATGATGCGATCAACAACAATCAAGAAGAAGATTATCTGCAAAAGGAAATCCAAGCACATCAGGAAAACAAATAAGCATGTAGGGGCATAATCAAGGATATTCACATTTGCATATGCAGTATTTCACGCTCACAAGAGACTCCACCGAAAATCAGGACTCATTGAATCAAGTTGAGCCACATGGTTTACTTTTGGAAGACAATCATTTGACAATTCACGTAGATATAGCAGCGTTTTCTccttgtttattattattatttgtaacaTGTTATTTTAACTTTTCCCCGTTTTACAATACATCCCCACAGGACAGAAGAGGATATGTCCTtaccattaaaataaatacaaactCTTTTGGGAATTGATCCTCAAATTGATAGTACTCAAGaaattcacttttatttttaatgaccGACTGGTAGAATATGGCAACCAGAAAGAAAACGATCAAGTCAGCACCAAATATATAGGCATATAGATCAATTTCTCGTCTTCCGCCCCCAATTACTGAAAGTATGGGGTAAGGAAATCCAACTACTTCAGCAAGCCCCCAGTGTTGTGCTTTAAGGATCTCCTTCGCTACATCAGCCGCCGGAGTAAGAGATTTGAACTGTTCTGATGGCCTACAGTCTGTTGAAGAAGCAACATAAACCACTTCAAAAACAGCCAAGGCCACATTAGTGTCTTCAGAACTCTTTTCAATGCTTCGAATTTGAACCTTGCTTGCACAGGGGCAGCGCTTTGGCATTTCACACTTGCAGTTTTCATCATGTACAAGCTGCAGCAGCTGATTGATTCCAGATTCAATCCTCTCCGGTTGAATCCCATCCTCTGGCCACACTTTGACATCCATGGACAATTGAACAAAGTATGGAGGAGATTCTGCTTCTTGTGTCAGTGATTTCCAGTATCTAGAACAGCTACTGACCACCAATCCAACCACCTGTTTTATTAACTGGAAAACCTTCTTTGCTTTCTCACTCCAGCTAGAGACAGAATGAAACTCCACTCGACTGAGCAAACCCCCTTTGCAATTAGTAAATCCTACCGAAAACCATTCACCATCTTTTGCAGTTATAGAGCTCTGTATTAGAGTAAATAAATACACCAAAAACAGAGGCAGTAAACTGATAACAAATGACGATGTTATCTTTTTAGTAGGAAACCCCAACTCACGTAGAAGGCTGGACTGGATTTTGAAACCACAATGCTGGATCATTATTTGGTACAAATACTGAACCAAAACATAAATTTCCGTATAGATTAGCATTATAACCCAGAAGATGTAATTTGGCCCAGTATTGACGCAGAGTGCATATAGAAAGAGAGCAGCCAAGTAAACCATAGAAAGCAAACTGAAATTCCAAaggaaaacaagaacaaaacaaCAGTAACAGACCACATCATTGTTCGATCGCATCTGGGACCATATATGACGGACTATTCGTCCAATCTGCAGACTTGCAGAGCTCGGAGTTCTACTCTTGTCAGACTGCAGAGAAGATGAACTGCTCAAATGTGTCTGTTTAATATCTGGGATCCTTTTCTCGTTAGAAAATCCATCTTCCAAAGTTGACGGCTCATTTGAATCTGAATCTTCAGGTGCGATATTCAGAAAGCTCACAAGATTGCTAACTGCCTGATTTCCAATTGACTGTACTTGAGAAACACCATCACCTATCAATTGTACAGCCGAAGCTAAAGGGTTTTCGTTTGACTGGGTTTTACCTTTCTTTACTTTGTCATAATCATTAATAGCATAATCACTTGCATCCTCCCCAAGTTCAGTTATCTCACTGATAGAAGCATCCATTGGGTGCTTTGTAGAGTCTACGGCAAATGGAGTTTCTGCTCTTGCGCTTCTGGGAGATTCATACACATTGAAAAGGAAAACTGAATCAGGATTAATATTGCTATCCTGTTTCTCAAGGTTGCCAGTGTCTTGCAGATTAAGTAAAGCATTCTTCCGTCTTCTCAAGCCTTCATTAGTAGGTGAAGCAGTGGGACAAGCTGTAGCAGAATTCATACCATGGAGCTGGATTTGTAGGTTGAGCATCTCTGATTTCATCTTCTCCACTTGTAAGTTACGCTGACGTTTCTTCTCTTCGGACTCACGAATATGCTGCAACTGTTCAGTTTTCCAAGCAGCTTTCTTCTCTTGCTCCCGTACAATAGCACCAATTTGCTCCGCTTCAAGATATCGAAATACATAATCAAACTCTGAGGAAGCAAACATATATGATTGACATGATACCAGgacaaaaatgataatttctaCCAATGCAGATCTTGATGTAATCCGAAATCCATAATCATACTTGTAGAAACCAATCACCTCATAAATGTAATCAATGGTTCCACACTTCCCCGCATTAAAATCACCAATAAAAGGAGACTGATAACCCAGAGAGAGAACAATTACAGCAAAATTGTATACACGCAAATACTTGAAgatcttatttttcttctttagtaTGGTAAGCCTCATACGGAAGAAAATAAGAGCAAAGCAAAGGTATCCAAGGTGCAGGATGTCATACTCCAGAGTTCCTGTAATTAAAATCAGAGAAAGTACTAGATCTAATAGATGACAGTAGCAGTAAACCCTCAAATAGTCCAGAAATGTCCACATGCTTTTGGTTTCAAATGAGAGATCTCGCCagacaaaagcatttttccgCTGAGAAACCATCTTGTGATAAGTAAATGACCCTGAAAAACTTGATGCACGGTCTGCACGGAGTTTAAAACATGCGACCATGAAGACCACAAAATAACTGATCAGTGTGCGAGGATCATCAACCACAATCCCTGTCGGGGttaagaaaagcaaaaaaggATCAGCAAactaatttggaaaattagaGTTTGACAGAGAACATCAAGCATGATAACAAATTGCTCAGGCATGATCTAATTCTATTGGTATTTCAGGGCAAGGAGATATAGCTTTCCAGGTGAAGTGCCTCTTTTGGGAGCTTTAATGAAACAATACAGCAAACACATAGTCAACGTCAACAGGTCTCAGATGATATGTCCACACTtctgttaaataaatatcatgtgattatttgacttacaacaaagaaaaaaaagaaaactcgCAAGCTTCTAAAAACTTTTTGAACTATCTGAAACTGTTAAGGTAATTTGCATAAAGGAGAAAGCTACCACATTAAGATAAAGAAAGTTCTATATTTTAATGAGTAGCAGATaacaaaggaagaaaatcatACCCAACCAACACTTCAcacaaaagtgaaaatatatttttgagttCTTCCAGCAATCATGGCAATGCCCATGGGTGTCCGAATCATGCTCATCCAAAGTAATGACATTCTTCCACATAGCAAAGTATTCGGCAAGAAGAATGGTAGCAAACAGAAAGACAAACACAGGCCACAGTTTACGTATGATAGGACGTCCCAACAGAACACATGTAGCGAGACATGCAATATAGAACATAGAGATGGCATTCAATAAAGCAAAACTGGCAAGTAGTAGTGCTATCATATTGATCTCCAGGCCAAAGAGGTTGAACATGTTCTCCATCCAAAACttcaaataaacttttagTGTTGTCTTCTGCATTTCAAATCTCTCCTGTCTCAGAGCGACAATCCTTTTCTTATTCCATTTGGGATTTTCCTTCATGCTTCCCCAGATATAAccaaatgaatattttctattatttccATTGTGAGTGCTTCTACTGGAGGACGAGTCCTCAGATGTTTGATCATTACCAGGCATTAAAGGCCATGAGTTGCTTCTTGCCCTTTGTGCAGAAAAGTCACTAGAACTAGATTCAGGTAATGTCCGGTTACTCCCATTGGAAGTTGGACGAACAGTCAAAACATCTTCAGCTGAAACAAATAAAGGACAGGGTTCCTGTAATATCCCTTCATTCAGAAGGGAACGTGGCATTGTTTCCAACCAGCGGAAAACATTATACTGAAGGGTACATGCAGCAATCACCAGCACTTTTGCCCTCAAGCCTGCTTCTAGGCCCTCAAAACTTTGTCTATATACCTGTAAACCCAGGAAAAGCGCCAAATCGTGGTGCTTTTGTCCAGGAAACATTTTAGCAAGTTTACCACACATCTGAAACAGATATTCAGCTGTAACCAGAAATCCTGTGTAAATTGCGAATGCTTTCGATGGTATTCTGGAAGCTTTAGGCAGGGCAGTAGACAAAACGAGACCAAGAAGATACAGAAAGCCAAATGCACTTATTGGAGACAATGAAGCATAGAACAGGGCAACAAACAAAATCTTTTGACTGTGCCAGATCAGAAATCGTTTAGTGAACCCCAATATTCCCAGCTGCAATGAATCAGGATCTTCCGGTATTATGCATCTGCTTTGTCTTCTCTCGTAGCTGTAAAGTTGCATGACAATCACAATGGCCAGAGACTCCCCAAGATTTTCCAACAAAGCAGCTTCAGCATCATACCCAAAGCATACATAAAGATCGACTTTTTTGGACATCCACATCTCGAAAGTGGGAAAAATgctcaaaatataaatgaataaaaaaaccGTAATTGCATATGCTTTGAGTGGAAACCATAGACGCCTTTTGGTCCTCTCAACAAGCTGTCTCCCGATGATCCAGAAAAGGAGAAGGAAAACATAACCAAATGATATGTAATTAGGTCTCACAAGGTACACCGCGAGAAGAATGGTCAGGAAAGCAATGTAGGTTCCAAATGATCTGTAAAGAGATAAGAACTTCTCTCCAATTGCAGTCAGATACAGTGCCACCCTTCTTTCTGAAAGATGGAACAAAATTAGCATATACATGTTTAGTCCAAAagagtaaatatttttgagaaGCACCATTACCATCAtgcataattgatttttttttcctgaaaaaaGGGGATCAAGCACATTGTTGCACCAAAAACTATAGGGGAGCAATTGATGATTGAGTATTTTTAAGGTCCCTAAAATCTGATGGCATGCATATTTCTAGAATGGAACTCTGCGTCTAATATAGCtcaaaataacaaatgaaacaGGAGTATGCCAACAAGTTATCCTTTGAAAAGGTTACAGTACCATGGGAATGATTCTCACAGTCATCCCTTGTGTTGGAGGTGGCATAAACTGACAAAAGAACCGATTTGTTCAAACCGGCTTTCAGAATGCTAAATCCAATTGGAGGAGAAGGTGTGTGCTGAACAATGGCAGAAAATGAGAACAACATTTCAAAACCATGGTTATGAATGGCGCAAAAGCATGCAAGCAGAGCTATTTCCAGGAAGTCCCAAGTACTATCCCTTTCAAGGAGACCtacaaacattttataaacaagTTAGCAAACATAAAACATAAGTAGTATGGAATAAATGGAAAAATGCTAGACAACATTGAACAGTGATTAGCCAAACAATTAAGGAATTTAGATGAATAAACCCACACCTAATTGTGACAACACTTCCAAACTTATAGAGCCTTTCTGTTCCAGTTTTCGAGAGACAAGATTAAGctg includes:
- the LOC105165271 gene encoding piezo-type mechanosensitive ion channel homolog isoform X2, with the protein product MEFMMSMRQGSLTEQLLPSKSSFFVRQLRSGVRHTNILLRGTVFRFFSINWFTYGFPISLFALSYWSFHFASICAFGLLAYVGYVLYAFPSLFRLHRLNGLLLVFILLWAVSTYVFNVAFAYVNWKLGKDMEIWEMVGLWHYPIPGFFLLAQFSLGILVALGNLVNNSVFLCLSNEEQSSNENQIEEVKEDAKVLIVATIAWGLRKCSRPIMLLLIFLIATKPGLIHAVYMIFFFVYLLSHKVDARMRQALILLSEAHFAILYILQLNLVSRKLEQKGSISLEVLSQLGLLERDSTWDFLEIALLACFCAIHNHGFEMLFSFSAIVQHTPSPPIGFSILKAGLNKSVLLSVYATSNTRDDCENHSHERRVALYLTAIGEKFLSLYRSFGTYIAFLTILLAVYLVRPNYISFGYVFLLLFWIIGRQLVERTKRRLWFPLKAYAITVFLFIYILSIFPTFEMWMSKKVDLYVCFGYDAEAALLENLGESLAIVIVMQLYSYERRQSRCIIPEDPDSLQLGILGFTKRFLIWHSQKILFVALFYASLSPISAFGFLYLLGLVLSTALPKASRIPSKAFAIYTGFLVTAEYLFQMCGKLAKMFPGQKHHDLALFLGLQVYRQSFEGLEAGLRAKVLVIAACTLQYNVFRWLETMPRSLLNEGILQEPCPLFVSAEDVLTVRPTSNGSNRTLPESSSSDFSAQRARSNSWPLMPGNDQTSEDSSSSRSTHNGNNRKYSFGYIWGSMKENPKWNKKRIVALRQERFEMQKTTLKVYLKFWMENMFNLFGLEINMIALLLASFALLNAISMFYIACLATCVLLGRPIIRKLWPVFVFLFATILLAEYFAMWKNVITLDEHDSDTHGHCHDCWKNSKIYFHFCVKCWLGIVVDDPRTLISYFVVFMVACFKLRADRASSFSGSFTYHKMVSQRKNAFVWRDLSFETKSMWTFLDYLRVYCYCHLLDLVLSLILITGTLEYDILHLGYLCFALIFFRMRLTILKKKNKIFKYLRVYNFAVIVLSLGYQSPFIGDFNAGKCGTIDYIYEVIGFYKYDYGFRITSRSALVEIIIFVLVSCQSYMFASSEFDYVFRYLEAEQIGAIVREQEKKAAWKTEQLQHIRESEEKKRQRNLQVEKMKSEMLNLQIQLHGMNSATACPTASPTNEGLRRRKNALLNLQDTGNLEKQDSNINPDSVFLFNVYESPRSARAETPFAVDSTKHPMDASISEITELGEDASDYAINDYDKVKKGKTQSNENPLASAVQLIGDGVSQVQSIGNQAVSNLVSFLNIAPEDSDSNEPSTLEDGFSNEKRIPDIKQTHLSSSSSLQSDKSRTPSSASLQIGRIVRHIWSQMRSNNDVVCYCCFVLVFLWNFSLLSMVYLAALFLYALCVNTGPNYIFWVIMLIYTEIYVLVQYLYQIMIQHCGFKIQSSLLRELGFPTKKITSSFVISLLPLFLVYLFTLIQSSITAKDGEWFSVGFTNCKGGLLSRVEFHSVSSWSEKAKKVFQLIKQVVGLVVSSCSRYWKSLTQEAESPPYFVQLSMDVKVWPEDGIQPERIESGINQLLQLVHDENCKCEMPKRCPCASKVQIRSIEKSSEDTNVALAVFEVVYVASSTDCRPSEQFKSLTPAADVAKEILKAQHWGLAEVVGFPYPILSVIGGGRREIDLYAYIFGADLIVFFLVAIFYQSVIKNKSEFLEYYQFEDQFPKEFVFILMIIFFLIVVDRIIYLCSFATGKVIFYVFNLILFTYASTEYAWSMDTSRQNTAGLALRAIYLTKAISLALQAMQIRYGVPHRSTLYRQFLTSEVSRVNYLGYRLYRALPFLYELRCVLDWSCTTTSLTMYDWLKLEDINASLYLVKCDNVLNRASHKQGEKQTKMTKFCNGICLFFILICVIWAPMLMYSSGNPTNIANPINDASFQLDIKTNGGRLTLYQTTLCERIAWDNVNADADLDLQHYLDSYNVKDIQLICCQADASSLWLVPDVVQKHFIRSLNSSSMDIRFSWVLMRDRPKGKEMVKYDRSVDPSNLPKPSEVEAVLNGSLSSFRIYNIYPRFFRVTGSGEIRPFEQEVNDVSANIVLHHAIHEWWSFHDINSLDAYGCGVLSGPMAVIVSEETPQGFLGETLSKFSIWGLYITFVLAVGRFIRMQCSDLRMRIPYENLPSCDRLIAICEDIYAARAEGELGVEEVLYWTLVKIYRSPHMLLEYTNPD